From the Deltaproteobacteria bacterium genome, one window contains:
- a CDS encoding tetratricopeptide repeat protein produces MSGRALAAVALAAVSVGWLDPHATAREASRLYAAGNFDDAAGKYNEALVDQPDSPLLHFNLGDTLYRQGKFTDAVNALQQVPGSDTDPGRTARVAYNIGNAKYRLGQAAEGSDPKAALGLYAEALAAYRRAMGAAPDDADAKFNHEFVEKKMADLKKKLEEQQKQQEQDQQQQDRQNQEQAKQDQQGERQKERPDGQQQDQQQQQQQQQATGAQAGEKQDGQMSKQEAAALLDAQRDQEVRPDEVVKRLQGAGVAEPAEDW; encoded by the coding sequence ATGAGCGGGCGGGCGCTCGCCGCCGTCGCGCTGGCCGCCGTGTCCGTCGGCTGGCTCGACCCGCACGCCACCGCGCGCGAGGCGAGCCGCCTCTATGCCGCCGGCAATTTCGACGACGCCGCCGGCAAGTACAACGAGGCGCTCGTCGACCAGCCGGACTCTCCGCTCCTCCACTTCAACCTGGGCGACACCCTCTACCGGCAGGGCAAGTTCACCGACGCCGTGAACGCCCTCCAGCAGGTTCCCGGGAGCGACACCGACCCGGGGCGCACGGCGCGCGTCGCGTACAACATCGGCAACGCGAAGTACCGCCTCGGCCAGGCCGCCGAGGGGTCCGATCCAAAGGCCGCGCTCGGCCTCTACGCCGAGGCGCTCGCGGCGTACCGGCGGGCGATGGGCGCCGCGCCGGACGACGCCGACGCGAAGTTCAACCACGAGTTCGTGGAGAAGAAGATGGCCGACCTGAAGAAGAAGCTCGAGGAGCAGCAGAAGCAGCAGGAGCAGGACCAGCAGCAGCAGGACCGGCAGAATCAGGAGCAGGCCAAGCAGGACCAGCAGGGCGAGCGGCAGAAGGAGCGGCCGGACGGGCAGCAACAGGACCAGCAGCAGCAACAACAACAACAACAGGCGACGGGCGCTCAGGCCGGCGAGAAGCAGGACGGCCAGATGTCGAAGCAGGAGGCGGCGGCCCTGCTCGACGCGCAGCGCGACCAGGAGGTGCGTCCCGACGAGGTCGTGAAGCGGCTCCAGGGCGCGGGCGTCGCCGAGCCCGCGGAGGACTGGTGA
- a CDS encoding VWA domain-containing protein: MILWRDPTSLVALLLVPALAAFFLWARRRRERALAAFVAAALLPAVAPDVDRRRRTARAVLVCGAILCLALALGGPMWGFRWQEVHREGIDLVVALDTSRSMLATDVKPNRLGRAKLAVEDLLAQLRGDRAGLVAFAGSAFVQCPLTLDQGAFRESVDSIDVGIIPRGGTNLGAAIDASLEAFEGRQGNHQALVLITDGESHEGDVKEATKRAQDCGVKVYTVGIGTTEGELVPAETGGYVKDRKGQVVKSRLDEETLRQIASDTGGVYLHAEGASFGLGELYRDYIGPMEKRELASTLERRFEHRFQIPLAVGFVLLLVEPLVGETRVATRRRLGWRRRAPEAA; the protein is encoded by the coding sequence ATGATCCTCTGGCGCGACCCGACGAGCCTCGTCGCCCTCCTGCTCGTGCCGGCGCTCGCCGCCTTCTTCCTCTGGGCGCGGCGGCGGCGCGAGCGTGCCCTCGCCGCGTTCGTCGCCGCGGCCCTGCTGCCGGCCGTCGCGCCCGACGTCGACCGGCGGCGGCGGACGGCGCGCGCCGTGCTCGTCTGCGGCGCGATCCTCTGTCTCGCCCTCGCGCTCGGGGGACCCATGTGGGGCTTTCGCTGGCAGGAGGTGCACCGCGAGGGCATCGATCTCGTCGTCGCGCTCGACACCTCGCGCAGCATGCTGGCGACCGACGTGAAGCCGAACCGGCTCGGCCGCGCGAAGCTCGCCGTCGAGGACCTGCTGGCGCAGCTCCGGGGCGACCGCGCCGGCCTCGTCGCCTTCGCCGGCAGCGCCTTCGTCCAGTGCCCCCTCACGCTCGACCAGGGTGCCTTCCGCGAGAGCGTCGATTCGATCGACGTCGGCATCATCCCGCGCGGCGGCACGAACCTGGGCGCCGCGATCGACGCGAGCCTCGAGGCGTTCGAGGGCCGCCAGGGCAACCACCAGGCGCTCGTCCTCATCACCGACGGCGAGAGCCACGAGGGCGACGTCAAGGAGGCGACCAAGCGCGCCCAGGACTGCGGCGTCAAGGTCTATACCGTCGGCATCGGCACCACCGAGGGCGAGCTGGTGCCGGCCGAGACGGGCGGCTACGTGAAGGACCGCAAGGGGCAGGTGGTGAAGTCGCGGCTCGACGAGGAGACGCTCCGGCAGATCGCGAGCGACACGGGCGGCGTCTACCTGCACGCCGAGGGCGCCTCGTTCGGACTCGGCGAGCTCTACCGCGACTACATCGGTCCGATGGAGAAGCGCGAGCTCGCCTCGACCCTCGAGCGACGCTTCGAGCACCGCTTCCAGATCCCGCTGGCCGTCGGCTTCGTGCTGCTGCTGGTCGAGCCGCTGGTCGGCGAGACGCGCGTCGCGACCCGGCGGCGGCTCGGCTGGCGCCGTCGCGCGCCGGAGGCGGCATGA
- a CDS encoding RNA-binding protein, translating to MGKKIFVGNLSFSTTSAELESLFAQVGTCESATVVTDRDTGRSRGFGFVEMSSASEAGRAITELNGRDVGGRQINVSEARDQERRSGGGGRGGYSGRRSY from the coding sequence ATGGGCAAGAAGATCTTCGTCGGGAACCTATCATTTTCGACCACCAGCGCGGAGCTCGAGTCGCTGTTCGCGCAGGTGGGGACGTGCGAGTCGGCCACGGTCGTCACCGACCGCGACACCGGCCGTTCGCGTGGCTTCGGATTCGTCGAGATGAGCTCGGCGAGTGAGGCGGGCAGGGCCATCACGGAGCTGAACGGTCGCGATGTTGGTGGCCGGCAGATCAACGTCAGCGAGGCGCGCGACCAGGAGCGGCGGAGCGGCGGGGGAGGACGCGGCGGATACTCGGGCCGCCGCAGCTACTGA
- a CDS encoding acyl carrier protein, with protein MGSGRHSPRRVPPVSGRWGMEEFVEADVRRLVADHLGVGTEELVAEVSLRDELAADSLDLVELAMALEAEFAIVVPERTLDQVRTYGDLVQATGLLIRTRCEEEAGGAERPLRMWVRITPPAGGSAGTLERTGWLTPYTAETVAEDALRAGDGARLELTVAASTVEGLAQVRQQFARLGKRGVQVTVRRDHRPPELPVQSTADRVA; from the coding sequence ATGGGATCAGGACGGCATTCACCGCGGCGCGTCCCGCCGGTCTCGGGAAGGTGGGGCATGGAGGAATTCGTGGAAGCGGACGTTCGACGCCTGGTCGCTGACCATCTTGGCGTCGGCACCGAGGAGCTGGTCGCCGAGGTCTCGCTGCGTGACGAGCTGGCCGCCGACTCTCTCGATCTCGTCGAGCTGGCGATGGCGCTCGAGGCGGAGTTCGCGATCGTCGTGCCGGAGCGCACCCTCGATCAAGTGCGGACCTACGGTGATCTCGTTCAGGCCACCGGTCTCCTCATCCGCACGCGCTGCGAAGAGGAGGCGGGCGGAGCGGAACGGCCTCTCCGCATGTGGGTGCGCATCACGCCGCCCGCGGGAGGGTCGGCCGGCACCCTCGAGCGGACCGGTTGGCTCACCCCGTACACCGCCGAGACGGTCGCCGAGGATGCGCTGCGGGCGGGCGATGGGGCGCGGCTCGAGCTGACAGTCGCGGCGAGCACCGTGGAGGGCCTCGCCCAGGTACGGCAGCAGTTCGCCCGCCTCGGCAAGCGCGGCGTTCAGGTGACCGTCCGGCGCGACCATCGGCCCCCCGAGCTGCCTGTCCAGTCCACCGCGGATCGCGTCGCGTGA
- a CDS encoding RluA family pseudouridine synthase, protein MRYTVRAPGSLGACLGRLLAEASGRTRKQMLAGGRVRVNGATARNADTALAAGDVVELAVRGPRRALPPGLDLVHEDDDLIVVDKPAGLLTIATERERQRTVYAYLTARARTRKPPARVFVVHRLDRRASGLLVFARSPVAKRMLQAQFAAHTVERTYLAVVEGRLARPAGTVASRLLDDAPGRVRQTRDPRRGRPAVTHWRVVRAATRSTLLEVRLETGRRNQVRVHLAGLGHPIAGDAAYGSRTDPFGRLALHAHVLGFDHPGTGARMRFVSQAPAAFAKLPA, encoded by the coding sequence GTGCGGTACACGGTGCGCGCGCCCGGCTCGCTCGGTGCCTGTCTCGGCCGTCTGCTCGCCGAGGCATCGGGCCGGACGCGGAAGCAGATGCTCGCCGGGGGCCGGGTGCGCGTCAATGGGGCGACGGCCAGGAACGCGGACACGGCGCTCGCCGCCGGCGACGTCGTGGAGCTCGCCGTCCGGGGCCCTCGCAGGGCGCTGCCGCCCGGTCTCGATCTCGTGCACGAGGACGACGACCTGATCGTGGTCGACAAGCCGGCCGGTCTCCTCACCATCGCCACGGAGCGCGAGCGGCAGCGGACCGTGTACGCGTACCTGACGGCCCGCGCGCGGACACGGAAGCCGCCGGCCCGGGTCTTCGTCGTGCACCGGCTCGATCGGCGCGCCTCGGGGCTGCTCGTCTTCGCCAGGTCCCCCGTCGCGAAGCGAATGCTCCAGGCTCAATTCGCCGCGCACACCGTCGAGCGGACGTACCTGGCAGTGGTGGAGGGCCGGCTCGCACGGCCCGCGGGCACCGTCGCCAGCCGGCTGCTCGACGATGCGCCCGGCCGCGTGCGTCAGACGCGCGACCCGCGGCGCGGCCGCCCGGCGGTCACGCACTGGCGCGTGGTGCGCGCCGCCACGCGCTCCACCCTGCTCGAGGTGCGGCTCGAGACCGGGCGGCGGAACCAGGTGCGCGTCCACCTGGCCGGGCTCGGGCATCCGATCGCCGGCGACGCCGCCTACGGCAGCCGGACGGATCCGTTCGGCCGGCTCGCGCTCCACGCGCACGTGCTGGGCTTCGACCATCCAGGGACGGGCGCCCGGATGCGCTTCGTCTCGCAGGCGCCCGCCGCCTTCGCCAAGCTCCCGGCGTGA
- a CDS encoding VWA domain-containing protein, which translates to MRLGSPWLLALAVLLPLVWPWRRGSARTAALRFPTLAGLRAVAPAGAARRRIVLAVLRLVALVLLAVALARPQAGTAATKVHREGVDVVLAVDVSGSMLSEDFTLGSGRASRLDAVKAVVKEFVAARAEDRIGLVLFGARPYTQCPLTLDHGWLLQNLERAKVGMIEDGTAIGSGLATAVNRLRASTAKSKFVVLLTDGQQNAGRITPETAAEAAAALGIKVYTVGAGTRGLAPFPMQDMFGNKVYRPVPVDIDEKTLEKVAQATHGRYFRATDTKSLHDIYAEIDRAEKTPFEAPEFLDYHELYPWLVWPALALVLVEVALGETALRKLP; encoded by the coding sequence GTGCGGCTGGGTAGCCCGTGGCTGCTCGCGCTCGCTGTGCTCCTGCCCCTCGTGTGGCCGTGGCGCCGGGGTTCGGCGCGGACGGCGGCGCTGCGCTTCCCGACGCTCGCCGGGCTCCGCGCCGTCGCCCCCGCGGGGGCGGCGCGCCGGCGGATCGTCCTCGCGGTGCTCCGGCTGGTGGCACTCGTTCTCCTCGCCGTCGCCCTCGCCCGACCGCAGGCCGGCACCGCGGCCACCAAGGTCCACCGCGAGGGCGTCGACGTCGTGCTGGCGGTCGACGTCTCGGGGAGCATGCTGTCCGAGGACTTCACGCTCGGCTCCGGTCGTGCGAGCCGGCTCGACGCCGTCAAGGCGGTCGTCAAGGAGTTCGTCGCGGCACGGGCGGAGGACCGGATCGGCCTCGTGCTGTTCGGGGCACGCCCGTACACGCAGTGCCCGCTCACGCTCGACCACGGCTGGCTCCTCCAGAACCTCGAGCGCGCCAAGGTCGGCATGATCGAGGACGGCACGGCGATCGGCTCGGGTCTCGCCACCGCTGTGAACCGGCTGCGCGCGTCGACCGCGAAGAGCAAGTTCGTCGTGCTGCTGACCGACGGGCAGCAGAACGCCGGCCGGATCACGCCCGAGACCGCCGCCGAGGCGGCCGCGGCCCTCGGCATCAAGGTCTACACCGTCGGCGCCGGCACGCGCGGCCTGGCGCCCTTCCCGATGCAGGACATGTTCGGCAACAAGGTCTACCGGCCGGTGCCCGTCGACATCGACGAGAAGACGCTCGAGAAGGTGGCGCAGGCGACGCACGGCCGCTACTTCCGTGCCACCGACACGAAGAGCCTGCACGACATCTACGCCGAGATCGACCGCGCCGAGAAGACGCCCTTCGAGGCGCCCGAGTTCCTGGACTACCACGAGCTCTACCCGTGGCTCGTGTGGCCCGCGCTCGCCCTCGTGCTCGTCGAGGTCGCGCTCGGCGAGACGGCGCTGCGCAAGCTCCCATGA
- a CDS encoding 16S rRNA (guanine(966)-N(2))-methyltransferase RsmD: MSGLRIIGGTFKGRRLVAPPGLETRPLPDRVKQSLFDWLGQRLDGLHVVDCCAGSGAFTFEALSRGASRVDAIEPGRHAVPILRANAAKLGNPRGLVVHAMPLQEVLPRLHGVDLVFADPPFPWYRNGAVRIAELLRLGARALAPAGRLVIRGERGADLPEVSAGLLERERRTYGRSWIALLQGEHGVDSGLPDG; the protein is encoded by the coding sequence ATGAGCGGTCTCAGGATCATCGGCGGGACGTTCAAGGGGCGGCGACTCGTTGCCCCGCCGGGCCTGGAGACGCGGCCGCTGCCCGATCGCGTCAAGCAGTCGCTCTTCGACTGGCTCGGGCAGCGCCTGGACGGGCTCCACGTCGTCGATTGCTGCGCGGGCTCCGGCGCGTTCACGTTCGAGGCGCTCAGCCGGGGTGCCAGCCGGGTGGACGCGATCGAGCCCGGCCGGCATGCGGTGCCGATCCTGCGGGCCAACGCGGCGAAGCTCGGCAACCCGCGGGGTCTCGTCGTGCATGCGATGCCGTTGCAGGAGGTTCTGCCACGGCTCCACGGCGTCGATCTCGTCTTCGCCGATCCTCCGTTTCCGTGGTACCGCAACGGCGCCGTGCGGATCGCCGAGCTCCTTCGCCTCGGCGCGCGGGCCCTCGCGCCCGCCGGCCGCCTGGTCATCCGGGGCGAGCGGGGCGCCGACCTTCCCGAGGTCTCGGCGGGCCTCCTGGAGCGCGAACGGCGTACCTATGGACGGAGCTGGATCGCGCTGCTGCAGGGGGAGCACGGCGTGGACTCCGGACTGCCGGACGGTTAG
- a CDS encoding DUF58 domain-containing protein — translation MLTREQLKAVRKIQIRTSHLVTDLFAGQYQSVFKGRGMEFAEVRLYQPGDDVRTIDWNVTARTGVPHVKRYAEERELTVMLMVDASASTVFGSVTQLKSTLAAELGALFAFSAITNNDKVGLIIFTDRIELALRPRKGTRHVLRVIREVLSLKPAGRGTDVPGALEHLGRVTKRRCVVFLVSDFLDPACKHALRVAARRHDVIAVALEDPRESALPAVGLVELEEAETGERYVVDTGDARVREAFARQAAASRAERDRMLRSADVDAIVIRTDQPYTNALLRFFRMRERRQ, via the coding sequence ATGCTGACCCGGGAGCAGCTGAAGGCGGTGCGGAAGATCCAGATCCGCACCAGCCACCTGGTGACCGACCTCTTCGCCGGCCAGTACCAGAGCGTCTTCAAGGGCCGCGGCATGGAGTTCGCCGAGGTGCGGCTCTACCAGCCGGGCGACGACGTCCGCACCATCGACTGGAACGTCACGGCGCGGACGGGTGTGCCGCACGTGAAGCGCTACGCCGAGGAGCGCGAGCTCACCGTGATGCTCATGGTCGACGCCAGCGCGTCGACCGTCTTCGGCAGCGTCACGCAGCTCAAGTCGACGCTCGCCGCCGAGCTCGGCGCGCTCTTCGCCTTCTCCGCCATCACGAACAACGACAAGGTCGGCCTCATCATCTTCACCGACCGGATCGAGCTGGCGCTCCGCCCCCGCAAGGGCACGCGTCACGTGCTGCGCGTGATCCGCGAGGTCCTGTCGCTGAAACCCGCCGGCCGCGGCACCGACGTCCCGGGCGCACTCGAGCACCTCGGTCGTGTCACCAAGCGGCGCTGCGTCGTCTTCCTCGTCTCGGATTTCCTCGATCCCGCGTGCAAGCACGCGCTCCGCGTCGCGGCGCGGCGCCACGACGTGATCGCCGTCGCGCTCGAGGACCCGCGCGAGAGCGCGCTCCCGGCGGTGGGCCTGGTCGAGCTCGAGGAGGCCGAGACTGGCGAGCGGTACGTCGTCGACACCGGCGACGCGCGGGTGCGCGAGGCATTCGCCCGTCAGGCGGCCGCGTCACGCGCGGAGCGCGATCGCATGCTGCGGTCGGCCGACGTCGATGCGATCGTCATCCGCACCGATCAGCCGTACACCAACGCGCTGCTCCGGTTCTTCCGGATGCGGGAGCGACGGCAGTGA
- a CDS encoding RNA-binding protein produces MGKKIFVGNLSFATTSAELESLFSEVGQCESASVVTDRATGQSRGFGFVEMSSAAEAQQAINTLNGRELQGRALNVSEAKERSSGGADRPRGGFGGRRNY; encoded by the coding sequence ATGGGCAAGAAGATCTTCGTCGGTAACCTTTCCTTCGCCACCACGAGCGCCGAGCTGGAATCGCTGTTCTCGGAGGTGGGGCAATGCGAATCGGCATCGGTGGTCACGGATCGCGCCACCGGGCAGTCGCGTGGGTTCGGTTTCGTCGAGATGAGCTCGGCAGCCGAGGCGCAGCAGGCGATCAACACGCTGAACGGCCGGGAGCTCCAGGGCCGTGCGTTGAACGTGAGCGAGGCGAAGGAGCGCTCCTCGGGCGGCGCCGATCGCCCGCGCGGGGGCTTCGGCGGCCGGCGCAACTACTAG
- a CDS encoding hemolysin III, with the protein MIARPARVKPRLRGLPLQYAFFASLPALPVLLLASRTGRAAFAGTVYGLSLVALFGVSTLFHRVTWSAGTRRWMGRLDHAMINVLIAGTFTPFGLLVLSGTLATVSLALVWGGALAGILLHVLWIDAPKRLSAVVYVVLGWSGTAALPQLVSHVGWAPTALLALGGALYSAGAAVYALRRPDPAPAVFGYHEVFHSLVVAAAGTHYAVVALYVLPRA; encoded by the coding sequence ATGATCGCCCGTCCCGCACGCGTAAAGCCCCGGCTGCGCGGTCTTCCGCTCCAGTATGCCTTCTTCGCCTCACTCCCCGCCCTCCCGGTCCTCCTCCTCGCGTCCCGGACCGGCCGCGCCGCCTTTGCCGGGACGGTGTACGGTCTCAGCCTCGTGGCCCTGTTCGGCGTGAGCACGCTCTTTCACCGCGTCACGTGGTCGGCGGGCACGCGCCGCTGGATGGGACGGCTCGACCACGCGATGATCAACGTGCTCATCGCCGGCACGTTCACGCCCTTCGGGCTGCTCGTGCTCTCCGGCACGCTCGCCACCGTGTCCCTGGCGCTCGTCTGGGGCGGTGCGCTCGCAGGCATCCTGCTGCATGTCCTCTGGATCGATGCTCCGAAGAGGCTCAGCGCCGTCGTCTACGTCGTCCTCGGCTGGAGCGGCACCGCGGCTCTGCCGCAGCTGGTGTCGCACGTCGGCTGGGCACCGACCGCGCTGCTCGCGCTCGGCGGCGCGCTCTACTCGGCCGGCGCGGCCGTCTACGCGCTCCGCCGTCCGGACCCGGCCCCTGCGGTGTTCGGCTACCACGAGGTGTTCCACTCTCTCGTGGTCGCGGCCGCCGGCACGCACTATGCGGTCGTCGCCCTCTACGTGCTGCCGCGCGCCTGA
- a CDS encoding DEAD/DEAH box helicase: MPFTGLGLDPALLRATRELGFTRPTPVQKDAIPPALAGRDILACAMTGSGKTAAFLLPMMQRFLAKRRGVTRALVLTPTRELAAQVDAHFTELAVHTPLTGAAVFGGVGMGPQEHAFRSGVDVIVATPGRLLDHFRHPYAKLEHLDVLVLDEADRMLDMGFLPDIRRVLRHLPARRQTLFFSATMPPPIVGLAREMLRDPVTVNLERKVAPAVGITHAVYPVAQELKSRLLLALLQRDDVPQALVFTRTKHRANRLAQFLDRHRVPCERIHGNRSQPQRTQALAGFKAGRFRVLVATDIAARGIDVEALSHVINFDVPHVPDDYIHRVGRTARAEMTGDAFTFVAPEEEGELRAIERAIGKQLPRVTLPGFDYTKRPAERLEVPVGERIAAIRARKGDERARARINAERRAQQTAAAPPRADGTQQPARPGMPRRRRRRRFGPGR, encoded by the coding sequence ATGCCGTTCACCGGCCTCGGCCTCGACCCTGCCCTCCTGCGGGCCACGCGCGAGCTCGGCTTCACCCGCCCGACACCCGTCCAGAAGGACGCCATCCCGCCCGCCCTCGCCGGCCGCGACATCCTCGCCTGCGCGATGACGGGGAGCGGGAAGACCGCGGCGTTCCTCCTTCCCATGATGCAGCGGTTCCTGGCGAAGCGTCGCGGTGTGACGCGCGCCCTCGTCCTCACGCCCACCCGCGAGCTCGCCGCGCAGGTCGACGCGCATTTCACCGAGCTCGCCGTCCACACGCCGCTCACGGGCGCGGCGGTCTTCGGCGGCGTCGGCATGGGCCCGCAGGAGCACGCGTTCCGCAGCGGCGTGGACGTGATCGTCGCCACGCCGGGCCGGCTCCTGGACCACTTCCGTCACCCGTACGCGAAGCTCGAGCACCTGGACGTGCTCGTCCTCGACGAGGCCGACCGGATGCTCGACATGGGCTTCCTCCCCGACATCCGCCGCGTTCTGAGGCACCTGCCGGCGCGGCGGCAGACGCTCTTCTTCTCGGCGACGATGCCGCCCCCGATCGTCGGGCTGGCGCGCGAGATGCTGAGGGATCCGGTCACCGTGAACCTGGAGCGCAAGGTGGCGCCGGCGGTCGGCATCACGCATGCGGTCTACCCCGTCGCGCAGGAGCTGAAGAGCCGGCTGCTGCTGGCACTCCTCCAGCGCGACGACGTGCCGCAGGCCCTCGTCTTCACGCGCACGAAGCACCGCGCCAACCGGCTCGCCCAGTTCCTCGACCGGCACCGCGTCCCCTGCGAACGTATCCACGGGAACCGCTCCCAGCCGCAGCGCACGCAGGCGCTGGCCGGCTTCAAGGCCGGCCGCTTCCGCGTCCTCGTGGCCACCGACATCGCGGCACGCGGCATCGACGTCGAGGCGCTGAGCCACGTGATCAACTTCGACGTCCCGCACGTGCCGGACGACTACATCCACCGTGTCGGGCGAACCGCGCGGGCGGAGATGACCGGCGACGCGTTCACCTTCGTCGCACCCGAGGAGGAAGGCGAGCTGCGGGCGATCGAGCGGGCCATCGGCAAGCAGCTGCCGCGCGTCACGCTGCCGGGCTTCGATTACACGAAGCGGCCGGCCGAGCGATTGGAGGTGCCGGTGGGCGAGCGGATCGCCGCCATCCGGGCGCGAAAGGGGGACGAGCGGGCACGCGCGAGGATCAATGCCGAGCGGCGGGCGCAGCAGACCGCCGCGGCACCGCCTCGCGCCGACGGGACACAGCAGCCGGCGCGCCCGGGCATGCCTCGCCGACGCCGCCGCCGGCGGTTCGGCCCCGGGCGCTGA